The Mycolicibacterium duvalii DNA window CACGACCCGCTGCGCGACGACGGCGTGCGCTACGCCGAACTGCTGTCCGCGGCCGGTGTGCCGGTCGAACTGCACACCGCGGACGCGCTCGTGCACGGCTACCTCGGATACGCGGGTGTGGTGCCCGCCGCCACCGAGGCGACACATCGCGGCCTGCGCGCCCTGCGCGACGCGCTGGCCTGACCAAGGAGGTTCGGATGACAGGCCCTGACTTCGACACCGTCATCGTCGGCGCCGGTTTCTCCGGGATCGGTACCGCGATTCAGCTCGACCGCTCGGGCATGACGGACTACCTCGTCGTCGAAGCCGGTGCCGACGTCGGCGGCACCTGGTACTGGAACACCTATCCCGGTATCGCCGTGGACATCCCGTCGTTCTCCTATCAGTTCTCCTTCGAGCAGAGCACCGCGTGGTCACGCACCTACGCGCCCGGCGGGGAGTTGGCCGCCTACGCAGCGCACTGCGTCGACAAGTACCGACTGCGGCCCAAGATCCGCTTCGGCACCACCGTGGTCGGCGCCGATTACGAAGAGACGCAAGGTCTCTGGCGCATCGAGATGCAGACCGGTGCGGACCGCGACGTGGTGACCGCGCGATTCCTCGTCAACGCCAGCGGCGTGCTGACCGTCCCCAAGCTCCCCGACATCGCCGGCGTGGACTCGTTCGGCGGGACGACGGTGCACACCGCCCGTTGGGACCACGACCTCGACCTGCGCGGCAAGCGTGTTGCGATCATCGGCACCGGCGCCTCCGCGGTGCAGGTGATCCCCGAGATCGCGCCGCTGGTCGACAAGCTCACGGTGTTTCAGCGCACGCCGATCTGGTGTTTCCCGAAGTTCGACGTCCCGCTGTCGACGGCGGCGCGCACGCTGATGCGCCTGCCGCTGGGACGCACGGTCCAGCGCCTGATCAGCCAGGCCTACGTCGAGCTGACGTTCCCGCTGGCGGCGCAGTACTTCACCGTCAACCCGATGGCCAAACGGATGTCCGACGTCGGCCGGGCTTACCTGCGCAAGCAGGTGCACGATCCGGTGACCAGGGACAAGCTCACACCGCGCTACGCCGTCGGGTGCAAGCGTCCCGGTTTCCACAACACCTATCTGTCGACATTCAACCGCGACAACGTCGAGTTGGTCACCGAGCCCATCGACAAGATCACCGGCACCGGGGTGGCCACCGACGACGGCGCACTGCACGAGGTGGACGTGCTGATCCTGGCGACCGGGTTTAAGGTCATGGACGTCGACAACGTGCCCACGTTTCCGGTCCGCGGCCGCGACGGACGCTCGCTGGCCCAGTTCTGGCGCGAGAACCGATTGCAGGCCTACGAGGGGGTGAGCGTTCCGGGCTTCCCGAACTTCTTCACCGTCTTCGGCCCGTACGGCTACGTCGGCTCGTCCTATTTCGCGCTCATCGAGGCTCAGACGGGTCACATCGTGCGCTGTCTGCGCGCCGCCCGGCAGCGCCGGGCCACCCGGGTGGAGGTGCGACCGGAAGCCAACGACCGCTACTTCGCCGAGATGATGCGCAAGCGGCACCGCCAGATCTTCTGGCAGGACAGCTGCCGGCTGGCCAACAGCTACTACTTCGACGAACACGGCGATGTGCCACTGCGCCCCGCCAGCACGCTCGAGGCGTACTGGCGGAGCCGCCGCTTCCCGATCGACGACTACGAGTTCGCCACGGGGTAGGTCGTCAGACGGCGCTCTTGAGGTCGTCGACCTTGTTCAGCTGCTCCCACGGCAACTCGATGTCGGTCCGGCCGAAGTGGCCGTAGGCCGCCGTGGGTGCGTAGATCGGACGCAGCAGGTCGAGGTCGCGGATGATCGCCCCGGGCCGCAGATCGAACACCTCGCCGATGGCCTTCTCGATCTTGACCGGGTCGACGGTCTCCGACCCGAACGTCTCGACGAACAGGCCGACCGGCGCAGCCTTGCCGATCGCGTACGCGACCTGCACCTCGACGCGTTCGGCCAGGCCGGCGGCGACGACGTTCTTGGCCACCCAGCGCATCGCGTAGGCGGCAGAGCGGTCGACCTTGGACGGATCCTTGCCCGAGAAGGCGCCGCCACCGTGTCGGGCCCAGCCGCCATAGGTGTCGACGATGATCTTCCGCCCGGTCAGTCCGGCGTCACCCATCGGTCCGCCCAGGACGAACTTGCCGGTCGGGTTGACCAGGATTCGCGGCGCGGACGTGTCCATGGTCTCGTGGCCGAGTTCGGCCAGCACGGTGTCGATGACGTGCTGGGTGATGTCCGGGGTGAGCTGGCCGTCGAGGTCGACGCCGTCGGCGTGCTGCGTGGACAGCACCACGGTGTCCAGCCGGACCGGCTTGTTTCCGTCGTACTGCACCGTGACCTGAGTCTTGCCATCCGGCCGCAGGTAGTCCAGCGTGCCGTTCTTGCGAACCTCGGTCAGCTTGCGTGACAAGCGGTGGGCCAGCGCGATCGGCAGCGGCATCAGTTCCGGGGTGTCGGCGATCGCGTAACCGAACATCAGGCCCTGGTCGCCGGCGCCCTGGGAGTCCAGCGGATCGGCGGCTCCCCCGACGCGGGTCTCGTGCGCGGTGTCGACACCCTGGGCGATGTCCGGCGACTGGGCGCCGATACCGATGTTGACCCCACAGGTCAGGCCGTCGAAGCCCTTGTCGGAATGGTCGTAGCCGATGTCGAGGATGCGCTCGCGCACGGTGTTGGTGATGTCGGCGAATGCCGACTTCGCGGACGTGGTCACCTCGCCGACCACGTGCACCTGCCCCGTCGTCACCAGCGTCTCCACCGCCACGCGGGACTTCGGATCGTCGGCAAGCAACGCGTCGAGTACCGAGTCGCTGATGGCGTCACAGATCTTGTCGGGATGCCCCTCGGTCACCGACTCACTGGTAAACAACCGAGCTTCACTCACGTCGAACCCTTTCACTCAGCACAACTGAGGTAGTTAGTCAGTCAACATATACAAGCGGTGATCTACCGCCACGGGCGCCCCTTGCACCCAAGCAAGTCCCCGCTCGGACCTAACCTCCGCCGGTGCGCAGGAAGGCCGCGATTGCGTCCACAATACGGCTGGCCATCACAGTCTTCGAACCGTGCTCCAGGGCCGCCTCATTTCCGTCGGCCGACAGCAGCCAGCCGTCGTTGTGATCGACCTCGAAGGCGCGGTTCTCTCCCACCGCGTTGACCACGAGCAGATCGCAGCCCTTGCGCGCGAGCTTGGCACGGGCGTGGAAGAGCACATCGCCGTTTGCGTCGCCGGTCTCGGCGGCGAACCCGACGATCGCTCTCATGTTGGGCAACTGACCGTCGGCGCGGGCGCGGACGGCACCGGCCAGGACGTCCTCGTTGCGGACCAGCTCGATGGTCGGCTCGCCCTCGCCCGCCGGACCCTTCTTGATCTTGTTGACGGCCGGGTGCGCGGGCCGGAAGTCGGCGACCGCGGCCGCCATCACCAGAACGTTGGCCGCCGGCGCATGCTTGGACACGGTGTCGGCCAACTGGGCCGCGGAGCCGATGTGAATGACCTCGACACCGGCCGGGTCGACCAGACCGGCCGTGTTGCCGGCGATCAGGGTCACCTCGGCACCGCGCTGGGCCATCACCCGGGCCATCGCGTACCCCTGCTTACCGGAGCTGCGATTGCCGATGAACCGGACCGGGTCGATGGGTTCGCGGGTGCCACCGGCGGTCACCAGCGCCTTGACACCGGCCAGGTCGTAGGGCAAAGCGTCGCCCCGGGCCAACAACAGCTGGGCCAGCGTGCTGATCTCCTCGGCTTCGGGCAACCGCCCGGGGCCGCTGTCAGATCCCGTCAGCCGCCCCGAGGCGGGTTCCATCACCACCGCGCCGCGGCGGCGCAGCGTGGCCACGTTCTCGCTGGTGGCCGGGTGTTGCCACATCTCGGTGTGCATCGCCGGCGCATAGAGGACCGGGCACCGGACCGTCAGCAGGGTCGCGGTGAGCAGGTCATCGGCGCGGCCGCCGGCGGCCCGCGCCAGCAGATCGGCGGTGGCCGGCGCCACGACGACCAGGTCGGCGCCCTGGCCGATGCGCACGTGGGGTACTTCGTGGACGTCCTCGAACACACCGGTGTGGACCGGGTTACCGGACAGCGCCTCGAAGGTCGCGGCACCGACGAACCGCAACGCCGATTCGGTGGGAACCACCCGAACGGAATGACCGGCCTCGGTGAGCTGGCGGACCACGGTGGCCGCCTTGTAGGCGGCGATGCCGCCCGCGACGCCGACGATGATCCGTTTGCGGTCCACTGCAGGGGCCCGGTTACTCGCCCTCGGTGTGCTCGAGCAGGTCGGCGTGGATCTCACGCATCGCGATCGACAGCGGCTTCTCCTGCAGACCCGGCTCCACCAGCGGGCCGACGTACTCGAGGATGCCGTCCCCGAGCTGGTTGTAGTAGTCGTTGATCTGGCGCGCGCGCTTGGCGGCGTAGATCACCAACGCATATTTGCTCGACGCACGGTCCAGCAGCTCGTCGATGGGCGGGTTGGTGATGCCCAGCGGTGTGTCGTAGGCGCTGGCGGCGGACGAATCGAGGTCGACCGCGGCGTGGGGGGTGCTCACTCTAGAAATTCTCCTGGCGGATTCGGGTGGGGCGCGGGGTTCGGATTTGGGATTGCAAGACGAGGGCGATCACTGATGTTCGCGCCGCACCTGCGTGTGGGCCACCAGCAAGGATACCAATTCAGCGCACGCGGATTCCAATTGACTGTTGACGACGACCTCGTCGAAGTCGTCCTGCGCGGCCAGTTCGTCACGCGCCGTCTGCAGCCGCCGGGCCATCACCTCCGGCGTCTCGGTGCCTCGCCCCACCAGCCGGGCCTCCAGCACCTCCCAGCTGGGAGGCGCCAGAAACACCGTGGTGGCCTCCGGCAAGGCCCGCTTGACCGCGCGCGCACCGGCGAGGTCGACCTCGATCAGAACCGGGTGCCCGGCCGCGGTCGCGGCCGCCACGGGCCCGGCCGGCGTCCCCGAGCGGTGCAACCCGCCGTGGATGTCGGCCCACTCCAGCAGGGCGCCGTTGTCGATGAGCTGCTGAAACTGTGCTGCCGTCACGAACGTGTAGTCCACGCCGTCGACTTCGCCCGGGCGCGGGGCCCGGGTGGTCACCGACACGCTGAAGTACAGGTCCGGGACCCGCTCGCGCAGGCAGCGCACGACGGTGGACTTGCCGACGGCAGACGGGCCGGACAACACCACTACCGGCGCCTTGGCGCACGCGGCGTCGTCCGGCCCCCCGCCTTCGCTCACCGACTCGCTACTGGTCGAACTTTTCCAGCAGAGCCTTGCGCTGACGGTCGCCCAGCCCGCGCAGACGGCGAGTCGGAGCGATCTCGAGTTCGGTCATGATCTCCTGCGCCTTGACCTTGCCCACCTTGGGCAGGGCCTCGAGGAGCGCGGAAACCTTCATCTTGCCCAAGACCTCGTCGGTCTCGGCGTCTTTGAGCACCTGCTTGAGGTTGGTGCCGCCGCGCTTGAGCCGGTCCTTCAACTCGGCTCGCGCTCGACGTGCGGCAGCAGCCTTCTCCAACGCTGCCGCGCGCTGCTCGTCGGTCAACTGGGGAAGGGCCACGGGGTTCCTCCGTCTCTCACCATCATCTTGTTTTGTCTCGGCCGGTCGTGCGGTTCTTCAGAACCAGCCAGCGTGGACGACCGTACCCACGCATGCTGACGAAAGCTAACCCCACCCCCGTGTTTCGGGGTCAAAAGCCCAGCGTGTAGGGCGCGTCACGGCTCATTCGCACCGCCGCGGGGCGGCGCGAGGTGTACCGGCCCGTTGTCACCGGATGAGGCAAACGACCTGCTTACGGCCGGTATCGGCGCCCTGACCGGGCAGCCGGGGGCAGGCGGCCGCTCGTCACACCGCCGCGGGTCATGCCCGACCACCGGATTTTGTGAGAATTTCGCTGGTCATCGCGTGTCGGGCGTGTCGCGGGCGCCGCGGGGGCGTTCAGGCGGACCGGTTCAAATACCCGACGGCTTCACGCATCCGATCGGCAGCCGCCCGCAGCGCCGCGACATCCGGACCGCTGCGCAGCACCTCCCGGGAGACCGCGGGCAGCAGCTGCCCCGCGCGGGCACCTCCAAGGCCTGCCAGCGCCTCCGGGCGGCCGCCCTGGGCTCCCACCCCGGGCACCAGGACCGGGCCGTTCAAGG harbors:
- a CDS encoding flavin-containing monooxygenase — encoded protein: MTGPDFDTVIVGAGFSGIGTAIQLDRSGMTDYLVVEAGADVGGTWYWNTYPGIAVDIPSFSYQFSFEQSTAWSRTYAPGGELAAYAAHCVDKYRLRPKIRFGTTVVGADYEETQGLWRIEMQTGADRDVVTARFLVNASGVLTVPKLPDIAGVDSFGGTTVHTARWDHDLDLRGKRVAIIGTGASAVQVIPEIAPLVDKLTVFQRTPIWCFPKFDVPLSTAARTLMRLPLGRTVQRLISQAYVELTFPLAAQYFTVNPMAKRMSDVGRAYLRKQVHDPVTRDKLTPRYAVGCKRPGFHNTYLSTFNRDNVELVTEPIDKITGTGVATDDGALHEVDVLILATGFKVMDVDNVPTFPVRGRDGRSLAQFWRENRLQAYEGVSVPGFPNFFTVFGPYGYVGSSYFALIEAQTGHIVRCLRAARQRRATRVEVRPEANDRYFAEMMRKRHRQIFWQDSCRLANSYYFDEHGDVPLRPASTLEAYWRSRRFPIDDYEFATG
- the metK gene encoding methionine adenosyltransferase; the encoded protein is MSEARLFTSESVTEGHPDKICDAISDSVLDALLADDPKSRVAVETLVTTGQVHVVGEVTTSAKSAFADITNTVRERILDIGYDHSDKGFDGLTCGVNIGIGAQSPDIAQGVDTAHETRVGGAADPLDSQGAGDQGLMFGYAIADTPELMPLPIALAHRLSRKLTEVRKNGTLDYLRPDGKTQVTVQYDGNKPVRLDTVVLSTQHADGVDLDGQLTPDITQHVIDTVLAELGHETMDTSAPRILVNPTGKFVLGGPMGDAGLTGRKIIVDTYGGWARHGGGAFSGKDPSKVDRSAAYAMRWVAKNVVAAGLAERVEVQVAYAIGKAAPVGLFVETFGSETVDPVKIEKAIGEVFDLRPGAIIRDLDLLRPIYAPTAAYGHFGRTDIELPWEQLNKVDDLKSAV
- the coaBC gene encoding bifunctional phosphopantothenoylcysteine decarboxylase/phosphopantothenate--cysteine ligase CoaBC; the protein is MDRKRIIVGVAGGIAAYKAATVVRQLTEAGHSVRVVPTESALRFVGAATFEALSGNPVHTGVFEDVHEVPHVRIGQGADLVVVAPATADLLARAAGGRADDLLTATLLTVRCPVLYAPAMHTEMWQHPATSENVATLRRRGAVVMEPASGRLTGSDSGPGRLPEAEEISTLAQLLLARGDALPYDLAGVKALVTAGGTREPIDPVRFIGNRSSGKQGYAMARVMAQRGAEVTLIAGNTAGLVDPAGVEVIHIGSAAQLADTVSKHAPAANVLVMAAAVADFRPAHPAVNKIKKGPAGEGEPTIELVRNEDVLAGAVRARADGQLPNMRAIVGFAAETGDANGDVLFHARAKLARKGCDLLVVNAVGENRAFEVDHNDGWLLSADGNEAALEHGSKTVMASRIVDAIAAFLRTGGG
- the rpoZ gene encoding DNA-directed RNA polymerase subunit omega, translating into MSTPHAAVDLDSSAASAYDTPLGITNPPIDELLDRASSKYALVIYAAKRARQINDYYNQLGDGILEYVGPLVEPGLQEKPLSIAMREIHADLLEHTEGE
- the gmk gene encoding guanylate kinase, whose product is MSEGGGPDDAACAKAPVVVLSGPSAVGKSTVVRCLRERVPDLYFSVSVTTRAPRPGEVDGVDYTFVTAAQFQQLIDNGALLEWADIHGGLHRSGTPAGPVAAATAAGHPVLIEVDLAGARAVKRALPEATTVFLAPPSWEVLEARLVGRGTETPEVMARRLQTARDELAAQDDFDEVVVNSQLESACAELVSLLVAHTQVRREHQ
- the mihF gene encoding integration host factor, actinobacterial type, whose translation is MALPQLTDEQRAAALEKAAAARRARAELKDRLKRGGTNLKQVLKDAETDEVLGKMKVSALLEALPKVGKVKAQEIMTELEIAPTRRLRGLGDRQRKALLEKFDQ